From the Immundisolibacter sp. genome, the window CGCTGGCGGCCGCCAAGACCCTGATCGCCGACGGCTTCGACGTAATGGTCTATACCTCCGACGACCCGATCCTGGCCCAGCGTTTCGAGGCCATGGGCTGCGTGGCGGTGATGCCACTGGCGGCGCCGATCGGCTCCGGGCTGGGCATCCGCAACCCCTACAACCTGCACCTGATCCTGGAACAGGCGACGGTGCCGATCCTGGTCGACGCCGGCGTGGGCACCGCCAGCGACGCGGCCATCGCCATGGAACTGGGCTGCGACGGCGTGCTCATGAACACGGCCATCGCCGGCGCCACGGATCCGGTGCTGATGGCCAGCGCCATGCGCAAGGCGATCGAGGCCGGCCGCGAGGCGTATCGGGCCGGGCGCATCCCGCGCAAGCTGTATGCATCGGCCTCATCGCCGCTGGATGGCCTCTTTTTTGGCTGAAGTTCAGACCGCCGCGTTGCCGGAGGCAAGCCACCGACGCGCCATCCGCAGCTTCGTGGTGCGTGCCGGGCGCATGACGCCGGGCCAGCGCCAGGCGCTGGAACGCCTGTGGCCGCGCTATGGCCTGGACCTGCCGGACGGTGCGCTCGATCTGGACCAGGCCTTCGGCCGGCAGGCACCACGCACGCTCGAAATCGGCTTTGGCATGGGCGATGCCCTGCTGGCGCTGGCGGCGGCGCATCCGCAGCAGGACTTCATCGGCGTGGAGGTCTACCCGCCGGGCATCGGCAGTTTTCTGCTGCGCGTCGAGCAGGCGGGTCTGAGCAACGTGCGCGTGATCTGCGCCGATGCCGTCGAGGTGCTGGCGCGGCATCTGCCGGCGGCCAGTCTGGACCGCCTGTTGGTGCTGTTCCCGGATCCGTGGCCCAAGAAGCGTCACCACAAGCGCCGGCTGGTGAATGCGGCGTTTCTGGACCTGGCTGCGCGTGTCCTGCGCTGCGGTGGGCAGTTGCACATCGCCACCGACTGGGCCGATTACGCGGCGGCCATCGGCGAGGTTTTGCAGGGCAGCCCGGACTTTGCGCCGTCGCCCCTGCTGGCGGACGCTACCGGGCGACCGG encodes:
- a CDS encoding thiazole synthase: MTALNDDPLRIGARTFTSRLLVGTGKYKDLDQTARAIEMSGAQIVTVAVRRVNIGQDPSQPNLLDVLPADRYTILPNTAGCHTAEEAVRTCRLARELLDGHNLVKLEVLADHKTLYPDVTETLAAAKTLIADGFDVMVYTSDDPILAQRFEAMGCVAVMPLAAPIGSGLGIRNPYNLHLILEQATVPILVDAGVGTASDAAIAMELGCDGVLMNTAIAGATDPVLMASAMRKAIEAGREAYRAGRIPRKLYASASSPLDGLFFG
- the trmB gene encoding tRNA (guanosine(46)-N7)-methyltransferase TrmB, whose translation is MTPGQRQALERLWPRYGLDLPDGALDLDQAFGRQAPRTLEIGFGMGDALLALAAAHPQQDFIGVEVYPPGIGSFLLRVEQAGLSNVRVICADAVEVLARHLPAASLDRLLVLFPDPWPKKRHHKRRLVNAAFLDLAARVLRCGGQLHIATDWADYAAAIGEVLQGSPDFAPSPLLADATGRPETKYERRGQRLGHDIHEFRVRRR